Proteins from a genomic interval of Capsicum annuum cultivar UCD-10X-F1 chromosome 4, UCD10Xv1.1, whole genome shotgun sequence:
- the LOC107867536 gene encoding uncharacterized protein LOC107867536 yields MKGTRRGKGPPSADLLVCFPSRAHLTLMPKPICSPARPSDSTKRHHNHDLKKISTRIGGVQAQSSPLLWSKSKNSEIISEPTSPKVTCAGQIKVKPKQGKSCKNWQSVMEEIEKLHNRKSQKKKGANWMEAIGIKKDVMQFLTCLRNIRFEFRCFGSFPTTAHDITSDEDEDEELNREANHTHRDINNNDEDEDEDEEASRTVFSKWFMVLQDENPKTELTKERGNDNDDDDNVPNCVPPPNALLLMRCRSAPPKSWLQETQQQVEEESEEEEMEVESTMEEMENKKKNENLVVMRYGSDFHRFSSDIAKETWVVGGVRDQLSKSRSWKK; encoded by the exons ATGAAAGGTACTAGAAGAGGGAAAGGACCTCCTTCAGCAGATCTTTTAGTATGTTTTCCATCAAGAGCACATTTAACCCTTATGCCAAAACCAATATGTAGCCCAGCAAGACCTTCAGATTCCACCAAACGCCACCACAATCACGACCTCAAGAAAATTAGCACCAGGATTGGTGGTGTTCAAGCCCAATCTAGTCCTCTACTTTGGTCAAaatccaagaattctgagattaTTTCAGAGCCCACTTCCCCAAAAGTCACTTGTGCAG GGCAGATAAAGGTAAAGCCAAAGCAGGGTAAATCATGCAAGAATTGGCAATCAGTGATGGAAGAAATAGAGAAGCTACACAACAGAAAGTCTCAAAAGAAAAAAGGTGCCAATTGGATGGAAGCAATTGGAATCAAGAAAGATGTAATGCAATTCTTGACATGTCTTCGTAACATAAGGTTTGAGTTTCGATGCTTTGGTTCATTTCCAACAACAGCTCATGACATCACTTCTGACGAGGATGAGGATGAAGAATTAAATCGAGAAGCGAATCACACACATAGAGATATAAATAATAATGacgaagatgaagatgaagacgaagaagcttcaagaactgTATTCTCCAAATGGTTCATGGTTTTGCAAGATGAAAACCCGAAAACTGAGCTCACTAAAGAGCGCGGTAATGATAATGATGACGATGATAATGTTCCTAATTGTGTGCCACCACCTAATGCACTTTTACTCATGCGTTGTCGTTCTGCTCCCCCGAAAAGCTGGCTTCAAGAAACACAACAACAAGTTGAAGAggaaagtgaagaagaagaaatggaagtagaatcaacaatggaagaaatggaaaacaagaagaaaaacgAAAACTTAGTAGTGATGAGATATGGGAGTGATTTCCACAGATTTTCTTCAGATATAGCAAAGGAGACATGGGTTGTAGGTGGTGTTAGAGATCAATTATCTAAAAGTCgaagttggaaaaaataa
- the LOC107867537 gene encoding FBD-associated F-box protein At4g10400 yields the protein MDKRLQFSNNFGLKKDGISELPDEIVVHILSFLSFKEAAATSVLSKRWLHLWTYFPRLDFDGTKLVEKIELYPKLYKEMNEKFVRWINNTLPMCKAQRLDRFRILFAIDKFVPHDIDKWLEFAFARKVQRLELDLRVGLDELYSDVDDCYAFPGQLLLRNVCQPHLDNLPPLWHNFKNVKVLLLKAVNVSDKVLEFFLHNCPFLEEMVVHGSDALVNLQVVGPSLKLKLLEKYLEHYRVPELPKLKKFVVSAFAWSDASVLGCTDAMRAAAHLEEFELKLIWTEAPEVTKRVRAGCKMSTPSPQSAQVAWILCPYQ from the exons ATGGACAAAAGACTGCAATTTTCGAATAATTTTGGTCTAAAGAAG GATGGGATAAGTGAGTTGCCTGATGAAATTGTGGTACACATACTGTCCTTCCTTAGCTTTAAGGAAGCAGCAGCCACCAGCGTCCTCTCCAAGCGGTGGTTACACTTGTGGACATATTTTCCTCGCCTTGATTTTGATGGCACCAAACTAGTAGAGAAAATAGAGCTCTATCCTAAGCTATATAAAGAGATGAATGAAAAGTTTGTTAGATGGATTAACAACACTTTGCCTATGTGTAAAGCTCAGAGATTAGACCGTTTTCGTATTCTTTTCGCTATAGACAAATTCGTCCCCCATGACATTGACAAGTGGCTTGAGTTTGCCTTTGCTAGGAAAGTTCAAAGGTTAGAGTTGGACTTAAGAGTAGGTCTGGACGAGCTCTATTCAGATGTTGATGACTGTTATGCTTTCCCTGGACAACTCCTCCTTCGTAATGTGTGTCAACCACATTTAGACAACCTCCCACCTCTGTGGCATAATTTTAAGAATGTAAAAGTATTGTTACTCAAGGCTGTAAATGTGTCagacaaagttcttgagttcttcCTGCACAATTGTCCGTTTCTTGAAGAAATGGTGGTTCATGGATCGGATGCGTTGGTAAATCTTCAAGTTGTTGGTCCTTCCCTCAAGTTGAAACTCTTGGAG AAATATTTGGAGCATTACAGGGTTCCTGAACTTCCCAAGCTCAAGAAATTTGTTGTATCTGCATTTGCATGGTCCGACGCGAGTGTCTTAGGTTGCACAGATGCCATGAGGGCTGCTGCACATTTGGAGGAGTTTGAGTTGAAG TTGATTTGGACCGAAGCCCCGGAGGTCACAAAGAGAGTGCGTGCAGGTTGTAAGATGTCCACACCATCACCTCAAAGTGCTCAGGTTGCGTGGATATTATGCCCGTATCAGTGA